The following are encoded together in the Streptomyces rapamycinicus NRRL 5491 genome:
- a CDS encoding helix-turn-helix domain-containing protein gives MPRWRDLPEELDPQVREFTGRLRTLVERSGLSVVAVADRTGCSKSSWERYLNGRLLPPRGAVEALAETTGADVHHLSALWELAERAWSRSQMRRDVTMEAISVARARTAVEQFDPAAQGVDARKNGRSPGEARPRVEPPDPEQPLVATAPVFPARAASAGRAPDSAEPPSPASSLPPSSPPSSSPPPSSSASPRGRKRVAALSAGGLVGALLLVAGAVVLLDAGDDGGKRGQKPATAPATSARQQLPEGVKCAGQDCTGQDPQAMGCGTSATTTADVTVGTAYVEVRYSKTCEAAWARITRATPGDVIQVKAPGADGGAARSQSGRVGADGDAYTKMIPVDSPARATACATLGGGTRACTAPGARG, from the coding sequence AACTCGATCCGCAGGTCCGGGAGTTCACCGGCCGACTGCGTACGCTCGTCGAGCGCAGCGGGCTGAGCGTCGTCGCCGTCGCCGACCGCACCGGCTGCAGCAAGAGTTCCTGGGAGCGCTACCTCAACGGGCGGCTGCTGCCTCCGCGGGGCGCGGTGGAGGCCCTGGCCGAGACCACCGGCGCCGACGTCCACCACCTCAGCGCGCTGTGGGAGCTGGCGGAGCGGGCCTGGAGCCGCTCCCAGATGCGGCGCGACGTCACGATGGAGGCCATCAGTGTCGCGCGGGCGCGGACCGCCGTCGAGCAGTTCGACCCGGCGGCGCAGGGGGTGGACGCCCGTAAGAACGGCCGCTCCCCGGGGGAGGCCCGGCCGAGGGTCGAACCGCCCGATCCGGAGCAGCCGTTGGTCGCGACGGCTCCGGTGTTCCCGGCCCGCGCGGCGTCGGCCGGGCGGGCACCGGACTCCGCCGAGCCGCCGTCGCCCGCGTCGTCCCTTCCGCCGTCGTCACCACCGTCGTCGTCCCCGCCGCCTTCGTCGTCGGCGTCCCCGAGGGGGCGGAAGCGTGTCGCCGCGCTGTCCGCCGGGGGCCTTGTCGGCGCGCTCCTGCTCGTCGCCGGTGCCGTCGTTCTGCTCGACGCGGGCGACGACGGCGGGAAGCGGGGGCAGAAGCCGGCCACCGCACCGGCCACCAGCGCGCGTCAGCAGCTCCCGGAGGGCGTGAAATGCGCCGGGCAGGACTGCACCGGCCAGGATCCGCAGGCCATGGGGTGCGGCACCTCCGCGACGACGACGGCGGACGTCACCGTCGGCACCGCGTATGTCGAGGTCCGCTACAGCAAGACCTGCGAGGCGGCCTGGGCCCGGATCACCCGGGCCACCCCGGGCGACGTCATCCAGGTCAAGGCGCCGGGTGCGGACGGCGGCGCGGCCCGCTCGCAGAGCGGCAGGGTCGGCGCCGACGGCGATGCCTACACCAAGATGATCCCGGTGGACTCACCCGCGCGGGCCACCGCGTGCGCCACCCTCGGCGGCGGTACGCGCGCCTGCACGGCCCCCGGCGCCCGGGGCTGA
- a CDS encoding malate dehydrogenase, with amino-acid sequence MTRTPVTVTVTGAAGQIGYALLFRIASGQLLGADVPVKLRLLEIPQGLKAAEGTAMELDDCAFPLLQGIDISDDPNVGFDGANVALLVGARPRTKGMERGDLLEANGGIFKPQGKAINDHAADDIKILVVGNPANTNALIAQAAAPDVPAERFTAMTRLDHNRALSQLAKKTGAPVGEIKKLTIWGNHSATQYPDVFHAEVAGKNAAEVVSDEQWLADTFIPTVAKRGAAIIEARGASSAASAANAAIDHVHTWVNGTDADDWTSAGVVSDGSYGVPEGLISSFPVTAKSGKFEIVQGLDINEFSRTRIDASVKELEDEREAVRSLGLI; translated from the coding sequence ATGACCCGCACTCCCGTCACCGTCACCGTCACCGGCGCGGCCGGCCAGATCGGCTACGCGCTGCTCTTCCGCATCGCCTCCGGTCAGCTCCTCGGCGCGGACGTGCCGGTCAAACTGCGTCTCCTGGAGATCCCGCAGGGACTGAAGGCCGCCGAGGGCACCGCGATGGAGCTCGACGACTGCGCCTTCCCGCTGCTCCAGGGCATCGACATCTCCGATGACCCGAACGTGGGCTTCGACGGTGCGAACGTCGCGCTGCTGGTCGGCGCCCGCCCGCGCACCAAGGGCATGGAGCGCGGCGATCTGCTGGAGGCCAACGGCGGCATCTTCAAGCCGCAGGGCAAGGCCATCAACGACCACGCCGCGGATGACATCAAGATCCTGGTCGTGGGCAACCCGGCCAACACCAACGCGCTCATCGCGCAGGCCGCCGCGCCGGACGTACCGGCCGAGCGCTTCACCGCGATGACCCGGCTGGACCACAACCGCGCGCTGTCGCAGCTGGCGAAGAAGACCGGCGCCCCGGTCGGCGAGATCAAGAAGCTGACGATCTGGGGCAACCACTCCGCCACCCAGTACCCGGACGTCTTCCACGCCGAGGTCGCGGGCAAGAACGCCGCCGAGGTCGTCAGCGACGAGCAGTGGCTGGCCGACACCTTCATCCCGACCGTCGCCAAGCGCGGTGCCGCGATCATCGAGGCGCGCGGCGCCTCCTCGGCCGCCTCCGCCGCCAACGCCGCGATCGACCATGTCCACACCTGGGTCAACGGCACCGACGCCGACGACTGGACCTCCGCCGGTGTGGTCTCCGACGGCTCGTACGGGGTGCCGGAGGGCCTGATCTCTTCGTTCCCGGTCACCGCCAAGAGCGGGAAGTTCGAGATCGTCCAGGGCCTGGACATCAACGAGTTCTCGCGGACCCGCATCGACGCGTCGGTGAAGGAGCTCGAGGACGAGCGCGAGGCCGTGCGGAGCCTCGGCCTGATCTGA
- a CDS encoding serine/arginine repetitive matrix protein 2 yields the protein MSMYDGGAPGQDSRRALRALAVMIFLVAGVAFSGWVAFGGDGTSRNQAGPLPWDRESPTATPSGDASQPSDLYPSPGPETSGPTDLPTDLPTDLPTGAPSGSPSATPFGTPSSPSLTGAAPPAGYSTQADPAGYHLAVPDGWRRTTEGPSVYYTSPDDSTVIQIFELHGPESTPYESAQEAERIASTHRDYEQIALTRLGSAAMDPVQLEYTYESKSDGHRRMLDRRFAAPGGTMYAVLVSGPSGAGDRAEERKVHQAAVDTFCPTAYCTAS from the coding sequence ATGAGCATGTACGACGGGGGCGCGCCGGGGCAGGACTCCAGGCGGGCGCTACGGGCGCTGGCGGTGATGATCTTCCTGGTCGCGGGGGTCGCGTTCTCCGGATGGGTGGCCTTCGGGGGCGATGGCACCTCCCGGAATCAGGCGGGTCCGCTGCCCTGGGACCGCGAGAGCCCCACGGCCACGCCGAGCGGGGACGCCTCCCAGCCGAGCGATCTCTACCCCTCGCCCGGCCCCGAGACCAGTGGGCCGACCGATCTCCCGACCGATCTCCCCACGGACCTTCCGACCGGGGCACCCTCCGGATCCCCGTCCGCGACGCCGTTCGGCACCCCGTCCTCACCCTCCCTGACGGGTGCCGCCCCGCCCGCTGGCTACAGCACCCAGGCCGACCCGGCCGGATACCACCTCGCGGTCCCGGACGGATGGCGGCGGACGACCGAGGGCCCCAGCGTCTACTACACCTCGCCCGACGACAGCACCGTGATCCAGATCTTTGAGCTGCACGGCCCCGAGTCGACGCCGTACGAGTCCGCCCAGGAGGCCGAGCGGATCGCCTCCACCCACCGCGACTACGAGCAGATCGCCCTCACCCGGCTGGGCTCGGCCGCCATGGACCCGGTCCAGCTGGAGTACACATACGAGTCCAAGAGCGACGGCCACCGCCGGATGCTCGACCGCCGCTTCGCCGCCCCCGGCGGCACCATGTACGCGGTGCTGGTGAGCGGCCCCTCCGGGGCCGGGGACCGGGCGGAGGAGCGGAAGGTCCACCAGGCGGCGGTGGACACCTTCTGCCCGACCGCCTACTGCACCGCGTCCTGA
- a CDS encoding aldehyde dehydrogenase family protein, which yields MAAVETIHVDGVWQAAASGAQREVLDPADAKTLAVVAEGGVEDTDAAIAAARRAFDQGPWPGTPVAERAALLRRVADLLQRDRETIALIESRDTGKTLEEGRVDVDDVTNAFRYFADLVAGESAGRVVDAGTPDVHSVVVHEPVGVCAMITPWNYPLLQASWKVAPALAAGNTFVIKPSEVTPLSTVHLVKLLAEAGLPTGVANVVTGAGDPVGARLSEHPDVDLVSFTGGLVSGTKVAQAAAPTVKKVALELGGKNPNVVFADACATAEGFDTAVDQALNAAFIHSGQVCSAGARLIIEESVRERFVAELARRAEKVKLGRGTEDGVECGPLVSAQQLDKTEAYVASALAEGALLRCGGKQPEPNEVRPATGYFYLPTVLDQCHREMRVVREETFGPILTVESFQTEDEAVTLANDTEYGLAGAVWSADTARARRVAARLRHGTVWINDYHPYLPQAEWGGFGKSGVGRELGPAGLDEYRETKHVYENLRPSPVRWFAG from the coding sequence GTGGCGGCAGTCGAGACCATTCATGTGGACGGGGTGTGGCAGGCAGCCGCATCCGGGGCGCAGCGGGAGGTCCTCGACCCCGCGGACGCCAAGACCCTCGCCGTCGTCGCGGAGGGTGGTGTCGAGGACACCGACGCGGCGATCGCGGCCGCGCGTCGCGCCTTCGATCAGGGACCCTGGCCCGGGACGCCGGTGGCCGAGCGGGCGGCGCTGCTGCGTCGCGTCGCCGATCTGCTCCAGCGCGACCGCGAGACGATCGCGCTCATCGAGAGCCGTGACACCGGCAAGACCCTGGAGGAGGGCCGGGTCGACGTCGATGACGTGACCAACGCCTTCCGTTACTTCGCCGACCTGGTCGCGGGCGAGTCGGCCGGGCGCGTGGTCGACGCGGGCACGCCGGATGTGCACAGCGTCGTGGTCCATGAGCCGGTCGGCGTCTGCGCGATGATCACCCCCTGGAACTATCCGCTGCTCCAGGCCAGCTGGAAGGTCGCCCCGGCGCTGGCCGCCGGGAACACCTTCGTGATCAAGCCCAGCGAAGTGACCCCGCTGTCCACCGTCCATCTGGTGAAGCTGCTGGCCGAGGCCGGGCTGCCGACCGGGGTGGCCAATGTGGTCACCGGCGCGGGCGACCCCGTGGGCGCGCGGCTGTCCGAGCACCCCGATGTGGATCTGGTCTCCTTCACCGGTGGCCTGGTCAGCGGCACCAAGGTCGCGCAGGCCGCCGCGCCGACGGTCAAGAAGGTCGCGCTGGAGCTCGGCGGCAAGAACCCCAATGTGGTCTTCGCCGACGCCTGCGCCACCGCCGAGGGCTTTGACACCGCCGTCGACCAGGCCCTGAACGCCGCCTTCATCCACAGCGGCCAGGTCTGCTCGGCCGGTGCCCGGCTGATCATCGAGGAGTCGGTGCGCGAGCGGTTCGTGGCCGAGCTCGCCCGCCGGGCGGAGAAGGTCAAGCTGGGCCGCGGCACCGAGGACGGTGTCGAATGCGGTCCGCTGGTCTCGGCCCAGCAGCTGGACAAGACCGAGGCGTATGTGGCGTCCGCCCTGGCGGAGGGCGCGTTGCTGCGTTGCGGCGGCAAGCAGCCGGAGCCCAACGAGGTCCGCCCGGCCACCGGCTACTTCTACCTCCCGACCGTGCTCGACCAGTGCCACCGCGAGATGCGGGTGGTGCGGGAGGAGACGTTTGGGCCGATTCTGACGGTCGAGTCCTTCCAAACCGAGGACGAGGCAGTCACACTCGCCAATGACACGGAGTACGGACTGGCCGGCGCCGTCTGGTCCGCCGACACCGCCCGGGCGCGGCGCGTCGCCGCCCGGCTGCGGCACGGCACCGTGTGGATCAACGACTACCACCCCTACCTTCCGCAGGCCGAATGGGGCGGTTTCGGCAAGTCCGGGGTCGGGCGTGAGCTCGGTCCCGCGGGCCTTGACGAATACCGCGAGACCAAGCACGTCTACGAGAACCTGCGACCGAGCCCGGTGCGCTGGTTCGCCGGCTGA
- a CDS encoding GMC family oxidoreductase, whose protein sequence is MSVPVAYDYVVIGGGTAGSVIASRLTEDPDIRVAVIEGGPSDVDRPDVLTLRRWLGLLGGDLDYDYPTTEQPRGNSHIRHSRARVLGGCSSHNTLISFKPLPGDWDEWAEAGAEGWDAESMDPYFQRLRNNIVPVDEKDRNAIARDFVDAAQAAADVPRVEGFNKKPFHEGVGFFDLAYHPENNKRSSASVAYLHPFLDRPNLHLMLETWAYKLELDDTGRVTGVHVRTKDDEEILVRAETEVLVCAGAVDTPRLLMHSGIGPKGDLEALGIPAVHDLPGVGENLLDHPESVIVWETDGPIPDNSAMDSDAGLFIRRDPESRGPDLMFHFYQIPFTDNPERLGYEKPEHGVSMTPNIPKPRSRGRLFLTSADPSVKPALDFRYFTDEEDYDGRTLVDGIRVAREIAKTEPLASWLKREVCPGPEITSDEEISEYARKVAHTVYHPAGTCRMGATSDELAVVGPDLRIRGLNGVRIADASVFPTMPAVNPMIGVLMVGEKCAELLFEERDRERRRPDDRAATLAPGGEA, encoded by the coding sequence ATGTCCGTACCTGTCGCATACGACTACGTCGTGATCGGCGGCGGCACCGCAGGATCGGTGATCGCTTCCCGGCTCACCGAGGACCCGGACATCCGTGTCGCCGTCATCGAGGGCGGACCGTCGGATGTCGACCGGCCCGATGTGCTCACCCTGCGCCGCTGGCTCGGCCTGCTCGGCGGCGACTTGGACTACGACTACCCCACCACCGAGCAGCCACGCGGAAATTCGCATATCCGGCACAGCCGGGCGCGGGTGCTCGGAGGGTGCTCCTCGCACAACACCCTGATCTCCTTCAAGCCGCTGCCCGGTGACTGGGACGAGTGGGCCGAGGCCGGCGCCGAGGGCTGGGACGCGGAGTCCATGGACCCGTACTTCCAGCGGCTGCGCAACAACATCGTCCCGGTGGACGAGAAGGACCGGAACGCGATCGCGCGGGACTTCGTCGACGCCGCCCAGGCCGCCGCCGATGTGCCGCGGGTCGAGGGGTTCAACAAGAAGCCGTTCCACGAGGGCGTCGGTTTCTTCGACCTCGCGTACCACCCGGAGAACAACAAGCGCTCCTCGGCGTCGGTCGCCTATCTGCACCCGTTCCTGGACCGGCCCAACCTCCATCTGATGCTGGAGACCTGGGCGTACAAGCTGGAGCTGGACGACACCGGCCGGGTCACCGGCGTACACGTCCGCACCAAGGACGACGAGGAGATCCTGGTCCGGGCCGAGACCGAGGTCCTGGTCTGCGCGGGCGCCGTGGACACCCCGCGGCTGCTGATGCACTCCGGTATCGGGCCCAAGGGCGATCTCGAGGCGCTGGGCATTCCCGCCGTCCACGATCTGCCGGGCGTCGGCGAGAATCTGCTCGACCACCCCGAGTCGGTCATCGTGTGGGAGACGGACGGCCCGATTCCGGACAACTCCGCGATGGACTCCGACGCGGGGCTGTTCATCCGGCGGGACCCCGAATCCCGGGGCCCGGACCTGATGTTCCACTTCTACCAGATCCCGTTCACCGACAATCCGGAGCGGCTGGGCTACGAAAAGCCCGAGCACGGCGTGTCGATGACCCCCAACATCCCCAAGCCGCGCAGCCGCGGCAGGCTCTTCCTCACCAGCGCCGACCCGTCCGTCAAGCCCGCCCTCGACTTCCGGTACTTCACGGACGAGGAGGACTACGACGGCCGCACGCTGGTCGACGGCATCCGTGTCGCGCGTGAGATCGCCAAGACCGAACCGCTGGCGAGCTGGCTCAAGCGCGAGGTGTGCCCGGGCCCGGAGATCACCTCGGACGAGGAGATCAGCGAGTACGCCCGCAAGGTCGCGCACACCGTGTACCACCCGGCGGGCACCTGTCGTATGGGTGCCACGTCGGACGAACTCGCCGTGGTCGGCCCCGATCTGCGGATCCGGGGCCTGAACGGCGTCCGTATCGCCGACGCGTCCGTCTTCCCGACGATGCCGGCCGTGAACCCGATGATCGGAGTCCTGATGGTGGGCGAGAAGTGCGCTGAGCTGCTGTTCGAGGAGCGCGATCGGGAACGGCGCAGGCCCGATGACCGAGCCGCGACACTGGCGCCGGGAGGTGAGGCGTGA
- a CDS encoding quaternary amine ABC transporter ATP-binding protein — MATTVVPETPDTPKVPESGERTPVFSVRDLWKVFGPKADRIPGSAEAELSAAELRARTGCTAAVREVSFDVQPGEVFVVMGLSGSGKSTLVRCLTRLIEPTSGTLKIDGEDVLAMDKARLRDLRRHRAAMVFQHFGLLPHRSVLDNVAYGLEIQGVGKAERRAKAAEVVDKVGLTGLERRRPGQLSGGQQQRVGLARALAVDPEVLLFDEPFSALDPLIRRDMQEEVIRLHHEEGRTMVFITHDLSEALRLGDRIMLMRDGGIVQLGTPEEIVGSPADDYVRDFVRDVPREQVLTVRRAMRPATSDEQDGGPALAPSTTVADAIEAVARTGGPARVVDGGRCLGVVDHACLLSVVAGLDGKEVAAA; from the coding sequence ATGGCCACGACCGTGGTACCCGAGACGCCCGACACCCCCAAGGTCCCCGAGAGCGGCGAGCGCACCCCGGTGTTCTCGGTCCGCGACCTGTGGAAGGTCTTCGGCCCCAAGGCCGACCGGATCCCCGGCTCCGCCGAGGCCGAGCTGTCCGCCGCTGAGCTGCGTGCCCGCACCGGCTGCACCGCCGCCGTCCGCGAGGTCTCCTTCGACGTCCAGCCGGGCGAGGTGTTCGTGGTGATGGGGCTGTCCGGCTCCGGCAAGTCCACCCTCGTCCGCTGCCTCACCCGGCTGATAGAGCCCACCTCCGGCACCCTGAAGATCGACGGCGAGGACGTCCTGGCCATGGACAAGGCCCGGCTGCGCGATCTGCGCCGGCACCGCGCCGCCATGGTCTTCCAGCACTTCGGGCTGCTGCCGCACCGCTCCGTCCTCGACAACGTCGCCTACGGGCTGGAGATCCAGGGCGTGGGCAAGGCCGAGCGCCGGGCCAAGGCCGCCGAGGTGGTCGACAAGGTCGGCCTCACCGGCCTGGAGCGCCGCCGCCCGGGTCAGCTCTCCGGCGGTCAGCAGCAGCGCGTGGGCCTGGCCCGGGCGCTCGCCGTCGACCCCGAGGTGCTGCTCTTCGACGAGCCGTTCAGCGCGCTCGACCCGCTGATCCGCCGCGATATGCAGGAGGAGGTCATCCGGCTGCACCACGAGGAGGGCCGGACGATGGTGTTCATCACCCATGACCTCAGCGAGGCGCTGCGGCTCGGTGACCGCATCATGCTGATGCGCGACGGCGGGATCGTGCAGCTGGGCACCCCGGAGGAGATCGTCGGCTCCCCGGCGGACGACTACGTACGGGACTTCGTCCGCGACGTGCCGCGCGAGCAGGTGCTGACCGTGCGCCGCGCCATGCGCCCCGCGACCTCCGACGAGCAGGACGGCGGGCCCGCGCTGGCCCCGAGCACCACGGTCGCCGACGCGATCGAGGCCGTGGCCCGCACCGGCGGCCCCGCGCGCGTCGTGGACGGCGGCCGCTGCCTGGGCGTCGTCGACCACGCCTGTCTGCTGAGCGTCGTCGCGGGCCTGGACGGCAAGGAGGTGGCCGCGGCATGA
- a CDS encoding ABC transporter permease → MSATATRPSTDPATEPAATGSAADETRPSLLSAVVHSHAARKLAVLVVIAVVLVPIAHAKWASGSWPDALTVDVSGPLGRASDWILDNRDSHWIFLYFFGHISNVIIIGVRAVYVALLALGWAGVTAGLTLVAWRVAGVRIAVTTLVSFAVCGLLGMWVPTMQTLALMVIAVTASVVIGGLLGLAGGLSEWAFRVQRPVLDTMQVLPAFAYLLPVVMIFGNGVPGAVLATVIYAAPPMARLTALGLRGADAGVLEAVTSLGATWRQRLLSARLPLARKELLLGVNQTIMMALSMAVIASVIGGGGLGDRVYQALSSVDVGKALAAGLPIVLLAIVMDRTIGAAGERIGEPPAEGGPRLLRGWPAWAGVGVITVVVTLVGRLAGSQTWPTGWTVAIEEPVNQFKEWMVDHLYTGVPVVGGTAEWAADYVKWILDPLREGLQGIPWYGILLIVAALAWLIGTWGTALTATAAMAAIGVLGVWAPSMDTLSQVLAAVFVTLVLGFAIGIWAARSTRLERMMRPVLDMFQTMPQFVYLIPVVALFGVGRAPAAAAAIVYALPAVIRITTQGLRNVDPAALESARSLGATQGQQLRQVQLPLARPALLLAVNQGVVLVLAVVVIGGLVGSGALGYDVLFGLAQGDLATGLVAGAAIVCLGLMLDRVTQPTSRRDKKGA, encoded by the coding sequence ATGAGTGCCACCGCAACCCGCCCCTCCACCGACCCCGCCACCGAACCGGCGGCCACCGGGTCGGCGGCGGACGAGACGCGCCCGTCCCTGTTGAGCGCCGTCGTGCACAGCCATGCCGCGCGCAAGCTGGCGGTGCTCGTGGTGATCGCCGTCGTGCTGGTGCCGATCGCGCACGCGAAGTGGGCGAGCGGCAGCTGGCCCGACGCGCTGACCGTCGATGTGTCCGGACCGCTCGGAAGGGCCAGCGACTGGATCCTCGACAACCGGGACAGTCACTGGATCTTCCTCTACTTCTTCGGCCACATCAGCAACGTCATCATCATCGGCGTCCGCGCCGTCTACGTCGCCCTGCTCGCCCTCGGCTGGGCCGGTGTCACCGCCGGGCTGACCTTGGTCGCCTGGCGGGTCGCCGGGGTGCGGATCGCGGTGACGACCCTGGTGTCCTTCGCCGTCTGCGGACTGCTGGGCATGTGGGTGCCGACGATGCAGACGCTCGCGCTGATGGTCATCGCCGTCACCGCGTCCGTCGTCATCGGCGGACTGCTGGGGCTGGCCGGCGGCCTCTCGGAATGGGCGTTCCGGGTGCAGAGGCCGGTGCTCGACACCATGCAGGTGCTGCCCGCGTTCGCGTATCTGCTGCCCGTTGTGATGATCTTCGGCAACGGTGTGCCCGGCGCGGTGCTGGCCACCGTGATCTACGCGGCTCCGCCCATGGCCCGGCTCACCGCCCTCGGCCTGCGCGGCGCGGACGCCGGGGTGCTGGAGGCGGTGACCTCGCTGGGCGCCACCTGGCGGCAGCGGCTGCTGTCCGCCCGGCTGCCGCTGGCCCGCAAGGAGCTGCTGCTGGGCGTCAACCAGACGATCATGATGGCGCTGTCCATGGCCGTGATCGCGTCCGTGATCGGCGGCGGTGGTCTCGGTGACCGCGTCTACCAGGCACTGTCCAGCGTTGACGTCGGCAAGGCGCTCGCCGCGGGACTCCCCATCGTGCTCCTCGCCATCGTGATGGACCGCACCATCGGAGCGGCGGGCGAGCGGATCGGCGAGCCCCCGGCCGAGGGCGGGCCCCGGCTGCTGCGCGGCTGGCCCGCGTGGGCGGGCGTCGGGGTGATCACCGTGGTGGTGACCCTCGTCGGACGGCTGGCCGGGTCCCAGACCTGGCCGACCGGGTGGACCGTCGCCATCGAGGAGCCGGTCAACCAGTTCAAGGAGTGGATGGTCGACCACCTCTACACCGGAGTGCCGGTCGTCGGCGGCACTGCCGAATGGGCCGCGGACTACGTCAAGTGGATCCTCGACCCGCTGCGTGAGGGGCTGCAGGGCATCCCGTGGTACGGAATCCTGCTGATCGTCGCGGCGCTGGCCTGGCTGATCGGCACCTGGGGCACCGCGCTGACCGCCACCGCCGCCATGGCGGCGATCGGGGTGCTCGGGGTGTGGGCGCCGTCCATGGACACCCTCTCCCAGGTACTGGCGGCTGTCTTCGTCACGCTGGTCCTGGGTTTCGCGATCGGCATCTGGGCCGCGCGCAGCACCCGGCTGGAGCGGATGATGCGACCGGTGCTGGACATGTTCCAGACCATGCCGCAGTTCGTGTACCTGATCCCCGTGGTCGCGCTGTTCGGTGTCGGCCGTGCCCCGGCGGCCGCCGCGGCCATCGTCTACGCGCTGCCCGCCGTCATCCGCATCACCACCCAGGGGCTGCGGAACGTGGACCCGGCGGCGCTGGAGTCGGCGCGCTCGCTCGGTGCCACCCAGGGGCAGCAGCTGCGCCAGGTTCAGCTCCCGCTGGCCCGCCCGGCGCTGCTGCTCGCCGTCAACCAGGGCGTGGTGCTGGTGCTGGCCGTGGTCGTCATCGGCGGTCTGGTCGGCTCCGGCGCGCTCGGCTACGACGTGCTGTTCGGCCTGGCGCAGGGCGATCTGGCCACCGGTCTGGTCGCCGGCGCGGCGATCGTCTGCCTGGGGCTGATGCTCGACCGGGTCACCCAGCCGACCTCGCGCCGCGACAAGAAGGGGGCCTGA